ATGTCGGCCACCCGTTCGCAGGGCGGGGGGATTCTGTCTCGCCGTCTCCCGGAAGGAAGCGCATGCCTCAGGACGTCACGTTCGACCTCCCCTTCGACATGCCCGTCAGCAGACATCTGGAGCACACCCAGAGTCTCCCTGGCCCTCGCCTGACAGGCCGAGCGCTTCCTGATCAACACAGCTGAGCCGGAGAGCATGAATCCGGCGTGGACGAGGGGCTCGCAGCGCTCGAGAACCGAGCGGGCCCGGGGCGGTTCGTCCTCGAAGGTCAGATAGGCGATCCGCTCCACTTTCTCGGCTTCAAGACGCGACCGGCCAGCAACCACGGCCGATCGCTCCATTGTCATGACCACAGCTTGTTGGGAGACCGGCGTGAAATCTCGAGTCGTAGATGCCGCTTCGAAGGCGTCCGCCGACAGCTTGATCCCGGCGCAGCCAAGCGCCCAGGTCCAGCCCACGGAGGCGGGGAACGCCCTGGCCCGCCTCTTCGTGGAACGCGTTCATGGGAGTACGCAGGAGCACCGAAGGTTCCAGAACGCCGCTCAGCAGCGGCTGAACGCACTCGGATCCCCGCACGCCGGCACCACGCTGCATGTGGAGGGAGCCGTCCATCTGGCGCAGCCCGCGTTCCTCCCGCCCGACGAGGAGGGATACGCCAGGCTGAGGCACCTCGACGCCGGGCTGCGCGTCATCGAAGCAGCCTTCCCCCAGGTCAGCACCGATATCGAGATCTGCCGGCTCACCTGCACGATGCTGGAGGGGGCCTGGCGGAGCCGGGCCCTCGCCCCGCCGCACGAAGAGGAGCGAATAGCCGCCTGCGCCTGCCCGCTGTGCCGTCGTTTGCCCACGCCCCCCGCACGCACGCTGGACGACTACGGCTGGCGACAAAGCGCCGGTCTCCCCCTCACCGTCAAGGCCTGGCCGTACCGCGAGGAACTCGACAGTGTCCTGACCGGTGGGTGGACCTACGCGCGGCAGCTGAACGACCTGGAACAGGACCTTGGCCTCCGGGACTCGTTCGAGGACGACATCCTCCTCTTCCACGAGTACAAACGCGTGATCGACACCATCGACACCGCGCGCCTCACCCAGCTCATCGAAGGCCGTTTGGCCGAGAATTTCAGCACCAACAGCGCCAGGGCCCTGGTCTGCGGGCTTTTCGCAGCCCACAAGCGATCCGTGGACGAATACTGGCTCCAGCAGCACCACTCGGGCAACGTCTCGCTCCCGCAGACCAACCCGCTCAGCCAGAGCACCTACTCGCTCCTGCAGATGCTGGACTGCCTGTTCTGGCACGTCTCACCCGACACCGAACTCTGGCAGGAAGAACACCTCGCCTCCCTGCTGCTGTGCCGCGTCATCGACGACATGACCGACGTACGAGCCGACGCCCTCACCGGCGAGATCAGCAACTTCTGGCTCGCCGACATACCCACCCACACCAAGGCCCTCTACGCTGCCTGCGCCATCGCCAGCGTCAAGTACGGCTGCATGCCCGAGGCGCATCCCCCCATGTGGAACACCTGGCTGATGCCCAGCACCGTCGTCTGGTTGGGGCTGACGGGCCGCCACGCCCTGTGGTTCGACGGCATCACCGAGGGCCTCCCCCCGGCCGAGGACTGCCCGCTGTGCGACCTGCAGCCCAACGCATGCACCGGCATCCTCACCCACGGCACCACCCTCACCTTCGCCCCGCGGCCCACCGCGCCGGCGCTGAGCGCCCGGACCGCCGAGCTGTCCGGGCGCTGCCGAGCCGAACACCCCGAGACGTGGCCCCTCTTCGACGCCGAGCTCCATGCCTTCGAAGCGCTGCACGGTCCCTGGTACGGCAACATCGACAGCGCATGGGAGATCCTGCGCCGCACCTACATCGCCGCCGTGGAGGCATCCAGCGCCGCACCGTCCCCGGAGCGCGCTCGCCATGTCCAACAAGACGCCGGCGCAGTCGGAAGTGAACAGTTCTACACCCTGTACGACCCGCAGACCGGGAGGGAAGACACCGCGCTGCTCGCCTACATGTTCGGCTGCGCCCACCCGCATTTCCTCTGGAACGCCACCGGATACCGTCCCACGGACGTCGAGGGCGACTGGCTCGACGGCTGACGACTCAGTCCTGTTCCAGAAACCCGGTGGATGGTGGTGGGGCCGTCCCCACCACCGACCTCGGACCGGTGCCGCGGCCCATCCAACCGGGGTGGAGCGACGCAACATCCCGCGCACGGCCGGCAGCAGGGGATGCACAGTGGTGACCGTGCACTGCCAGGGAGCGCGCCTGGGAAGCCGTGGGCTCGCTCGATGCGGGCCGGTGAGACGTAGCCGGGATCGACCACGTGCTCGGCAAGGCGGCCTTCACCATCGACTGGGACAACGAGCAGGCGATCTGCCCGCACGGGGCCCCCAGCGGGTCCTGGACCAAGCTGAAGAACAAGGACCACACCTATCTGCAAGCCCGGTTCGCCGAAGCAGGCTGCCGAGCCTGCCCAGACCGCGCCCAGTGCACCGCGTCAGCCAACGGCCCCCGCTCGATCGCCGTGCTGCGCCGAGCGCCGCACGAGATCTAGATGCACAACCGGCGCTGCCAGCGCACCGAGCGCCGGCAGCGCCGCTACGCGATCCGCGCCGGGAGCGAGGCCACCCTCTCGCAGAACGTCCGCACCCACGGCCCGCACTGCTCCCGCTACCGAGGCTCGCGAGAACTCACGTCCAACATGTCCTCA
Above is a genomic segment from Streptomyces sp. R21 containing:
- a CDS encoding transposase, which produces MLGKAAFTIDWDNEQAICPHGAPSGSWTKLKNKDHTYLQARFAEAGCRACPDRAQCTASANGPRSIAVLRRAPHEI